ttaacttttttattaaatatttttaatttttatttaaaaaatttcttttaaaaagaaaataaattacgaaatcaaatataaaaaaatataggAGAACGAAAGAGTATATCTTGGATACTCAGTCTCATTAATATTGACCCACATTCAAAATCCTCGTACGTAGTAATCAAGCTAAAATTATCTAATTTAATCTCAAATGTTGACATATTTAACTTTTTTATATATATAGCACTTAATTTTCTTTAATAAGAAAATATGGTCAATACCATTAAAACATATGTATAAGAAATTGTGATCAATATAAACGAGACggatataatatttttaaaaattttgtgGAGATTTTTTCCTCCAAAATATTTAAAGAACTATTTTAATTAAGGAAATACTGTAAGATTATTTTTTGAAACAAGGTAATACTATTAGACCTGGtgcaaattaaaaaaaatgaaattgtTTATTCATATAGTATTATAAAGATATTTGGGGAAAGATGTTATTAACGAGAACAAAAAATAGAAATATATGATATTTAATGACATAAAATTTATAAACGATCTCGCTTGTGAGTGGAAATCTAACGAAGATATGACGCACATGAAAAATTAGGTACATGTTTTGCGTtaacaaatatttaaaatatattatttttcattttcaagTGTCCAGAACGTCTATTAATCGGGAACAATATCCAAAATACTCACAAATTATGCATATGAGGTATGTGTattcaaatttttaaaaattatcaaaGAATGCGTATTATATGCATGTATTTCTTTTCTGGTTTTAATGGAAATGCATATTCACTAAAtacaaaaaaaaaaagaatacgCGCATGCACATAATGCGTATtttttgataaaattttaaaaactgaATTTGCATCATTTTGATGCATATTTCGTGAATAATTTGGACGAACACTCCCGCCAGTCGGCATTTTGGATAATTGCACTAATGggtattttgattttttaatcTTTTGCTAATAAATGTTTTAATAATTCTTTCAAATGCAGTAAGATACAAATATGATGATATATCTCCAAAATGTAAATTTTcttattcaaaatattaaataaaatattaaataaaaaaatctaAGATGAAAAATACCCAAAATATATCATTTTTGAGGTTCAATTGCCCAAAATATAAATTGACCGGAGTGACTATCCAAATTATCCACGAAATACGCATTCCGAAAATGTGAGTTcatcttttaaaattttaacgAATGATGGGCATACATGCACATAGCTTTTAAATTTTTAACTCTATGCGCACGAGTAACATGCGTAGACAAGGAATACACATTCTAAATATGTGTATTCtttgtttaaattttaaaaagcGAATACGTATTTTCGAGATACGCGGTCCGTAAATATTTTGGACAGATACTCCCGCCGATCAGTATTTTAGACACTTGCCCTCATACTGATCTCTATAATTTAGTATAATAGTATTTTGGACTTCCGTCAATCAGTATTTTCCAAATGCTTGGGTATTTTAATTTTTCACCTGATTAAAAACATCATATTTTTTATGTTTTAAATCAAGTACAAGAACACCtgtttaaaaaaaatatcaaatatAATCAAATAATACTattaaaagtaaatatatttgATTGGTTGTTGATTTGTTATAATAATTTCTTAAAAAAAACTTTTATATAATACACCCAAGTTTTAACTGATTTTTTTAGTACCTTCAAATTTTGAAGCCTTATAAATATACCCATTAGCAAGGGCAGATTTAGGGGCCAACGGGACACGTTTGAACAAAGAATTGGTgattttttaatcaaaattataGTTATAAATTTCTATATACTATAAAGTGTTCCACTAAAAAAATTTAAGTGTTCCTATAATACGggtaaatttttcataatttgagtcatattaattatatttataatcaTATGATTAtaaattaaagattaaaatattaattttcagcacttaaatataaaaaaaattaaaaattctaataaaaatgatttaaaaaatgggtttttccataaatataccaaaaaaagaaaatttttgcAAAATTAATTGTAGTTTTTAAAACTAATTGCATTTATACCTACCTCAGACATATTAATTGCAAATATACCTTCATAACTTGTAATTATGTTTAACTGTTACAAAACCGGTTTTAGTTGGTTATTAATTGCAACAACTGAAACACAGAAAACAAAAACAACTGCAACGGCAACAAACGAAATCAACGAAATCGATTACAtaacttcaattcctttcatcGCAAAACTCAATACTCACACATCAATAGATAATTCGTGATTAATCTGTTCTTCAATCCAAATCACGAAGATTAAAGTACTGCTACAAGTTTGGTTCATATCAAGTTTCAGGTAACTACAAATAATTCACTAGATCTATTATATTTGTCTTATTAAAGTTTGATTACGAATTTTAAAGTATGTTGCTTAATTAGTTGAATTGCAGGTTACTGAAATTATATACATGTATATGAACATAATGATATTCTCCAATCTGAATTCAAATTGATATGATTTGAAAACAATCACTTAGAACTAATTCAATTTGGAAAAGTAGAGGTTGCATATATTGTGGCAAATGAAAGCTGTATTACAATGTTAGTTTGAgtaaaaaattaaacaaaatagtTGTTTAGTTTATGCTTGAAAAAACTGTAAACAATAACTGattctattgtataaagttgaGGTTGCGTAAACTGTTGCAAAATAATGTTATTTAAGATTGATAGGTTGCAAAATTTGTAGTAAAAAAAGCAAAAGCAGTCCTGCAGAATGTGCTTGAAAAAAAATCAACAATAACTGGTTCTATTTGATTACGTTGAGGTTGCGTAAAATGTAGCAAATGAATGGTATACTAGCTTCGTAGGTTGCAGAATTATGAGTAATAATAAGCGAAAAGAGTTGCGTAGTGTGTGCTTGAAAAAGAAGTCAAAAAAAGCTAATTGTATTTTGTTACGTTGAGGTTGCGTAAATTGTTGCAAATGAATGGTAGAGTAGGTTAGTAGGTTGCGAAATTTTGAGTAATCATGAGCGAAAGCAGTTGCGTATCCTGTGCTTGAAAAAGGAGTCAACAAAAGCTGATTTTATTTGGTTACATTGATGTTGCGTAAACTGTTACAATTGAATCGTATATTAGTTTGATAGGTTGCGGAATTTTGTGTAATCAGGAGCGATAGCAATTACGTATGATGTGCTTTAAAAAGGAGTCAACAAAAGCTCATTTTATTTGGTTACATTGACGTTACGTAAACTGTTGCAAAAGAATCGTATATTAGTTTGGTAGGTTTTGGAATTTTGAGTAATCACGAGCGAAAGCAGTTGTGTATGATGTGCTTTAAAAAGGAGTCAATAAAAGCTTATTTTATTTGGTTACATTGATGTTGCGTAAACTGTTGTAAAAGAATTGTATATTAGTTTGGTAGGTTGGGGAATTTTGAGTAATCACGAGCGAAAGCAGTTGCGTATGATGTGCTTTAAAAAGGAGTCAACAAAAGCTTATTTTCGTTGGTTACTTTCAGGTTGCGTAAAAAGTTGCAAAACAATCGTATATTAACTTGGTAGGTTGCACAATTTTGAGTAATCTTTAGCGAATGCAGTTGCGTAACATGGCCTTGTTAAATTTACTCTGTTTTTATAATTAGTACTTTCTGTTTGCAATATAAATGTGCACATTTATATTTTGTTTGTAGGAATGGAAAATATACCTATTATTGTGCAACATGGTGGACATTGGGAAGAAAATATAAGCTACATAGGCTTTAAGGTCTTTGGATTGCTTCTCCCAACAGATGTTGATTATACTAACTTAGTTGGAATGGTATACAATCAGTTGAAGTTGAATTCAGAAACAACTTCAATATTAATTCATTATCAAGCTAAAGATGGATATCCTCCATTCTCAATTGTTTATGATACGCAGCTGTTATTTTATAAAGAGCTAAagaaaagagaaattaacttcagCAAATACCCTTTGTGCATCACAACTGAATCATCAGATGTTCAAGTTTCATCTACATTCAATAATCGTAGTGAAACGACAGTTGAAATTGGATAAGTTGGGTTTCAAATTACAGAAGATGAATCATCAAACTAGGCAAAAGATATCACAGCTGGATTAAATATGAATACTGTTGCGGATTATGTGGATTATGCGGAGCTAATTTCAGAACAAATGGTAGACATACCAATCGAAACAGAAGTTGATCAAGAGATTATACATGAAAGGAAAGATGAGGTCATTACAGACAAACACCATCCCCAAATATCAGAGTTTCAGATTTATAAAGATAAGAAAACCTTCAACCTAGTCCTCAACCACTACGCAATCAATAATAATTTCCAGTTCAAAGTGAAAAAGTCTTGCAAAAGAGTATTTTTTAGTTGAATGTATTGACAACAATTGCAAATGGATGTTGCGTGCTTCAAGGAATGGAAACACAAATCAGTTCATAATTCGGAGATTTGTCAAAAACCACAGTTGTGCTCTTGATGTGAGGTTTAAAGGACAGCGACAAGCAACCACATCAATTATTGCAGATACAATAAAATCAAAGTTTACAAATATCAAAACAACTTACACAGTTGCAGATATTATACGTGATATGAGGAATGATCATAATATAAACGTCAACTACAACAAAGCATGGAGATCAAAGGAAAAAGCTCTGGAAAATATGAGAGGAAATGCAACTGCTTCATATGCTGAATTATATACTTATTTGTTCATATTACATAACACAAATGCTGGATCAATAACTGAACTACAATTGACAGTAAATAGTTGTTTCATGTATGTGTTCATTGCGTTGCACGCATCAATAAAAGGTTGGAATTATTGCTTACCAGTTGTCGTGGTTGATGGCACCTTTCTTAAATCAGCATATGGAGGAACTTTATTGGTGGCTGCAACTCAAGACACAGGAGGCAGAATAGTACCACTTGCTTTTGCAGTGGTGGATTCGGAGAATGATTTGTCATGGGAATGGTTCTTCACCAAATTCAGAAAAGCTTACGGAGGAAGGGAAGACATGTTATTCGTGTCGGACAGACATGAAAGTATTATTAAAGGAGCCAGTAAGGTGTACCATGAAGTACCAAATGTCTTTTGCATCTTTCATCTACTGGGGAACATtaaaacaaaattcaagaaaataTTGAAGAGGATAAAGGAATAATTCATATCAGCTGCTAATGCCTATAATGTCAAAAAATTCAACTATCACATGAAAGAACTTGAGAAAGTCGACAAAAGAGTGCAACTCTATTTGCAAGAAATTGGCTATGAAAAATGGGCAAAGGTCTACTCCATAAATAATAGATATTCAAATATGACATCAAATGTTACAGAATCTCTAAATTTCGTGATCACTTCAATAAGAGAGCTAC
This genomic interval from Apium graveolens cultivar Ventura chromosome 8, ASM990537v1, whole genome shotgun sequence contains the following:
- the LOC141679222 gene encoding uncharacterized protein LOC141679222, translating into MLRASRNGNTNQFIIRRFVKNHSCALDVRFKGQRQATTSIIADTIKSKFTNIKTTYTVADIIRDMRNDHNINVNYNKAWRSKEKALENMRGNATASYAELYTYLFILHNTNAGSITELQLTVNSCFMYVFIALHASIKGWNYCLPVVVVDGTFLKSAYGGTLLVAATQDTGGRIVPLAFAVVDSENDLSWEWFFTKFRKAYGGREDMLFVSDRHESIIKGASKVYHEVHPTNEIFFEVHNKEKKYMVDLSKRTCSCNRFQMDNMPCYHAIAVLKQANMDLYEYCFPYYKKETMIATYKDVVYPVGNKDCWKVSEEIKSVEVYPPEGRIKVGRPKKRRCKAHWEKNGKARVQYGKCNQIGHNRRTWRNPMNNN